One window from the genome of Dioscorea cayenensis subsp. rotundata cultivar TDr96_F1 chromosome 3, TDr96_F1_v2_PseudoChromosome.rev07_lg8_w22 25.fasta, whole genome shotgun sequence encodes:
- the LOC120250555 gene encoding uncharacterized protein At2g29880-like has product MASESVASEGRHESRAKWNEIHKAHLVKLLGEYNTPAYRSQNGWTKEAWNKMVHDMITKFSNPSITTSQIKALEQELKKTYKLLKGFFELSGFGWDYERHIVSAPDDVWAPLLERNKDAKKWHTRQFPYFTALQEVYEG; this is encoded by the exons ATGGCAAGTGAAAGTGTGGCAAGTGAAGGAAGACATGAAAGTAGGGCAAAGTGGAATGAAATTCACAAGGCTCACCTAGTAAAGTTATTGGGTGAGTATAATACGCCTGCATACCgttcacaaaatggatggaccaAAGAAGCATGGAACAAGATGGTACATGACATGATAACCAAGTTTTCCAATCCAAGCATCACCACAAgccaaatcaaagcattagaacaagagttgaaaaaaacatacaagCTTCTAAAAGGGTTTTTTGAACTaagtggctttggatgggattatgaaagACACATTGTATCTGCTCCTGATGatgtttgggcaccactactagag AGGAATAAGGATGCAAAGAAGTGGCATACTAGACAGTTTCCATATTTTACAGCTTTGCAGGAAGTTTATGAGG GATAG